The sequence TGACCAATGGACTCTCTAGGGTATATTACACCTGTAAACTACTTCCTAGAGATTATATATGAAAAACAAAAATGTCAAATTGTCAGCATAAAACAAGTAGATTGACTACCCATTTCTATGGGCACTTCCATGCCATGTGCAAGAACACAACTTGAGTAAAggggaaaagagaagaaaagtacAAAACTACTATAAAAAAGGAATGATCAAATCATCCTCCAAGATTATCAATTAGTTTGCATCATTGGTTAACGCAAGTGCTATCCCTCTCCTAGTTCTGAGTTATCCATCAAAATATGGTTCAGTGAGCCAATAAACCCAACACTACCAAGAAGGTGGGTGGTGATTTTCATTTGTTGTATGTGCTTGTAGGTTCCACTTCagtatgctatttcacatttttgTGTAATATAGAGATGGAAACTGGAGAGCGAAAGCAAGGAACCTTAGAATGATATCCTCTGGCAGCATGTGCTGCTTATCACTCTGACTAGAGGTTCAACTACCAATAAGGTTGAACTGACAACACGCAAACAATACTCTTGCTTTTTGACAAGAACTTTTGCCTGAATTTGTGATGGTTGAACTTTCAGAGTAGTTTCCATGGTGTGACATCATTTTGTCTTTTGCAGTGAATTGGGACAACTGTACAAAAATCTCTTGTGCAACATTAATTGACTGAAAAGTCTTGCATCATGATGAGACTAGACTACAAACAAGAATTAATGCCCAGCATTACCACAGTCATGCTATACCTCATGATAACAAGCTTCTACAGAACTACCATTGACAACTAAATCATACATTGTAAGGGAATAACATAATCACCTAAAATATGCCACCAACATGCTCTCTAACTCAAGGACAATCAAATTCCATTCGGGCAATAATCTCAACTTGACCAAATAGATAAACAGTACACCTACCAACATATGATTTCCTTCTCTATCAAAAAACATCATCTCTTGTTTCTATATGTATTTGAGAAATAATAAACATTGCTGAAGACCAGATAATATTGTTATCTGAAGACAGCATCCAACTTgcttcagaaaaaagaaaaaagatataaatTCATGTTTATCTTTAAATGATAACCTAAAAGGCACAACATTTGATGCATCATTCCACTTTGTCACAATAACACATGGCACAATATGCATCATACCAACTCAAGCCGGCACATGCTCAACATGCAATTCAAATAttctcaaataaatcataaatcatggcaTTAACTCCATAATTTCTGTTGCAGAGACCTTCAACATGCTCATCACGGATTGCAGCAAGTAGAGTTTGTCCAAAGATTGATAACGCTTGTTAAACAACTAAAAGCACACAAAAGCACAAATTACCTTCTATAACAGACCACTTCAATAACTGTTAACTGTTCCACTAATAAATTTGTTTTAAAACCTTGTCAAAAAACTCTATCTCTTGTACTAAAAGATTTCCTACATATTACATCAAGGAGAAAATATCCACAATCTTGAAGTACTTTTTTCTGTCTATATTATCAGACAAACTCTAGTCTTTGCCAGATTCCTACTTCTATAGCGGAAAAGAGGCATTGTTAGTCTTGATGAAAAAATTTAGTCCACCATGATTAAAGATGCCAACCGACAATCTCCTACATGTCATGTTAATGTTCGACCTAAATTGCCAAACCAATATTTCAAAGTTTGAAATCACATAAAGTCCaccataatatttaaaaaaataaaactgaaAAATATGCAAATAAATAATGCTTTTATTGGAGAATCATAACATGATGCGCACCTTCAAAAATGAGTTGTACCATGAAATATAATATACATTTAAACTGCCTTTACAAAATATTTTATCCAAGgcagaattaaaaaaaatcatagattAATGTTCGTGTTTACAGAACTTCACAAGATTCTCCATGCAGCACATAACATGGCCTAACTTAGAAAGTTAATCCACGCTCGTACCGTAATTTAAATGGTTGCTAGAATAAACACAGTATACTTTTATCAATCCAATTTACAAAAGATGCACAACTTTCTCAGTGTAAAGGACAAATACTTAGCTAAATACTCCTATGGAGACTGTAATTAAGGAATCAGGAAGCTTAGGCTCAAGTTCAATCAGATAGATTACTCTTTAAGGAGATTCTTCTTATCAAAGAATTTTAACAATGAGAAAGACGAAAAGAAGCAATATATTCAATCATAGTGTCAACGTAGGAAAATATATCTTGCcaagaaaaaaaggaaattatCATACCGAAGCTTTAGATGTTGGAGGCATCACAGGTATTAATTGCTTGCATTTTCTAAGAGTAAGTTACTCAATCCTCTGAGTGTCAATAGATAATTGCAGAGAAACCAATGCGAAGTTAACTAGATCTCCCTGATGAAAAAAGAAGCAACCACCATTCCATCCTATAGATTACCTGAGGAGTGTTAACAATTTGAGATGGTTCCTGAGCCAATGCCACTGATATGTTCAATCCTGCCATAGTGCTTCCCATCGCGTATGCCTGACAAAAGGGAGCAGCTTGTAGGACAGGTGAGAATGCAGTACCATTAGTTTCAACTTTAAGTGGTACTTCTGCCAGAGTTAAAGCTCCAATTATGATGGGGGAACCAAAAGGAAGACTCTGAACAGCAGTTCTAAGACCAGTAGATGATACACCACCTCCATCTGAAAAGCTCTGCTTCCCTTCAGCCCGAAGGGATGGAAAATTTTTCTCAAAGGCAATCTTGGCAATGCTACAAAATTACAAATTACACTTGCCCCAGAAGAACTGTTATTTGCACTACTTCCACGTCTTTTAGGCCAGGAGTCAACTTGCCTTCCTGCTATCATACACTGGGAATGCCTCAAGGCATCATTTTCAGCCCTACCTCCAAGAGATGAATAATGGTGGTCGAGTCCAATGCCAACCAAAGACCTATTTTCTCTATCACAGTAATCAAAACCCTTCTCCTGGAGTTTATCATGAGACCTGCGGAAACTACTGTAAGCCAGTGATTTACCAGAgctacctttatcatgatttacatAACCATTAGAGCTCAGACTCCCTTGCAAATTCCTATCTTGGTCGCCAAGTAATATATTTCTTGAACCAATCTCAATACCAATTTTACCTGTGAGAAACAAAAGTACATATTAGTAGAAAAATTTACCAAACAATACCAGTACAAGAAAACAGCAAGACAAACAACAGTAAGACTCATGATGAACTCGGAGTAATAAATACCCAAATGTTTGAAAGAGCTGGTTTGCAAGGCATTGTTGAAAGTGTCCCCGCTTGCTAATCTGTACCACTATGGAACCAATGCTGGCTCACCTCGTTCCATTTTCAGTACAGACCATTATCTATGCACAGCAAAAACCTTCTGACATCAACTCATCAAATAAATGCTATTTCCTGTACAAAACATGCTCTCAGAGGCACTCCATCAGACTATTACCAGAAGAGGGTGATGCTTGCCGAAACACCACGGCCGTTGGCGCTAAATTAGCATAATCAAGAGCAAGATTTATTCTGCCAAGAACTCTAAACTGCATAGATACCCATCCGAGACAAACAGAATGCTTGAGCTTCACACGCTTATATTGAGAGGATGAAGATTAACAGGTTTCAAACATCCACAGCATGGCGCTGAGACCAAATTCCAGGCAACAATGGCCCCCAAAAAACCAGCAACTCGCTTCAAACTCAAAAAAACCATAGGAAGAGAAGAGTTCTAATGATCAAGAAGGAGCAATCATCCAAAAGGCGGTCAAAAACCCTAAAACGACAAGCGCCGACGTGAATCAAGAACCCTAGACTCGGAACGAAGGGATTGAGAGAGGGACAAAAATGGGATTGAagtcaagaaaaaaaaggagggaAGAAATGCCCTCCGCTTCAAAATTACGGGGTACATTGCAATGAACTCGAACCCTAACAGGCACCTATCGATGCTGAGAGCAACAATCCAATCGAAAAGAAGAAGTGAGCCAGTTGCGCCGAGGAGCGGTGCGGTTTTCGGCGAAATCTCGGACAATTGCGGCGACGAGGGGTCTTCTTGCGTGATCCACGCAAAGAAGAACAAGAGAAAACTTGTGATGGAAAGGAGGGCGGCACCCGCTTGGTCTTCTTCCGtgtttcgctctctctctctctctcatcaaggAAACGCTCGCTTTCTCCCGCAGTGCGTCGGTGCGTTTCTCGGAACGATGTTTGGAGGCCGGTGGGCGTGAACCAGCTTCGCTCGCCTTCTCTCGGTCGCTTGGCTCGCAGGCTTTGCTCCGGTTCGGGTTCCTTCGGCTGGGAAAGACCTACGATGGTGGTGATGGTGACGAGGAGTACCGACTCGATTAACTTGGCCTTCCGGGCAGTCATGCGGACTCGCGCTCCGGCGTTCGATTGGAACAGACGGAAGCGCGAAGGACGAGTGGCGGTGTGGGCATACGATACAGAAATCCAAGTGCACTTGAGTCGATCGATCGTGACCGTCGATCAGGAGAGTTTCGTGTGTTGGGTCGGATCGGGTTAGTATGATACAGAAATCCGGCAAGGAGATCACCTGCCTTGTCAAAAGCACGGTTCAGGGTATCCCGCGAAAGGACAGTGGACCCAGGAGCACCGTAGGGACAAATCAGCCCTGCAAATTTGACGGGTGATTCGGCCCGCCGAATTGCTCAAACTACAGCTTTGCATTCATCTATTTCATCTTTCTGCAAGCAGGAAATGCAGATCATGACATCACAAATACTACACGATTCTTAAGTCACAAAAGAGCAGTGGTTGATAATTCATTAAAGTTCCAACACAAATACCAGATGATTCTAAAGCAACAATAACCAGTGATTGATGATTTCATTAAAGTTACAACACAAATATTAGATGTTAACAACAACACTAAATAATGTTACTGAACCTCTCAGATTGTCCTTCAATTTTGAGGAGTCCATTCTTCAGCTCTGCATACATTGATTCCATCTTTCTGCGAGCAGGAAATGTAGATCATGATAACGAAGTAGAAGACCCGTCAATAACTTGAGCACTGTTGATAAAAAGTTACGACACAAATACTAGATTTTAACTTAAACAACAACGCTAGATATTGTTCTCGAACTTCTACTTCACGATACACACAATTTTGCACTGAAGCAAATAAATCACTATAACAAACTCACTTGATAGTCATTTCAAAAAGCATCTTCGATAATGGCATTAACTGTTCCATAAAACTTGGGATGCTACAACTTTGCATAATCAAGTTTAGAACTCACAAGTATATTTCTGACATGTATCTCCCTCATTGCCAATAACTGAGCTCCAGATAAATCACTTCTAAAAGAAATTCAACTTCCAGTTATTATTTGAAGCAAACAGCAACAATGCAGGAAAAATCGGCAACATATTGCATACAACATTTATCATCTTATCAAGTAACCTGGAAATATTTGCTGCTTTGGATACTGCTTAGTGTCCACCTGATAACAACTGCAACGTTCACCATCATAGTAGATTTGAAGATCATGAAATAGGTATCCAGATTCTGTGCCGACCAACCCAGCCAAGCTGTCCATGATATTTGAGTATGCCATCCAATATTCCAAGGTTACATTGAGCAACAGTTAATTAATTGAAGTTACAACATAAATACCAGTAGTTACCAACACCAGCACCATAAGCACACTACTCAGCAGAAGTCTGAATCTTTCTACCTTGCAAGATAAGGTTAATCAGGGAGTAACTGCAGGAAAACAAACTTCTCATGGACCATATATAATTCCAAATGTCTCTTCGTACCCAATACCAGAACTCCAAAAAGCTAACTTCTCAGAAAAATGCACCTTCCATTCCTTAATTGAAGCAAATGGCAGCAAACCACTCAGTGTGGGAAGAATCAGCAGCAGGAGAATGTAGAATGCATATCGTCTTACCCAGTATGGCAACCTGACTGTGTTGGCCACTTGGGTCACAGCGACAGGGCCATAAAGAATATTGTGAAATGCAGATGGGAAAACATTGGCAAAGAAATGAAGCATACAGAGAACTTCCCAATAAATTAACCAATGGTAACCACTCCCACCTAATGTGTCTACACATAGCTTACCAGCAAAGCCACAAACAACTCCCAATAGCATAACCAAAAAAGTCACAGGCATAGTTGGACCTGACATTGCCGAGCGTTGAAAAACCAAGTAAGCAATCGCTAAAATCATCAATATTCCAAAACACATACGGGTCAGGACCACAAAATGACATCTCAGTGTTAGCCACCCTGAACTAAAAGACTGAACTGATTTCGGGATCCACCACGATCTGGACTCCTGggacaacaaagaaaaaaaattctgcTAAGCTTAAATATCCAAGAATACCAGCATTCAAATTAAGAACATCGAAATATTAAGAGATACCTTAAGAGTGTAATTGCAGGCAGATGTCACCTCTGTGATGCGTTGTAAGGAATAAATTGATGCTCCATAGAGAAGAAAGCCACACATGATAATCAACCCAGTGACTAGGAGATCAATGCATCTCTTCAAGAGTTCTGCATGCCTGGTCTCCAGCATTTGATTCCTTAATTTCTCTTCTTTAAAGGAAGCCTTTGAGATACCCATGGATATCTTTATTTTCTCCAACAAATTTGCATCGGAACTAAGGGCTAATTGGGATTGCTTTAGTTTCAACTTTTCCATGACTAGACCTATCTCAACAGCTTTCAGGTCATTAGAGCGTGTCTGCTCAACAACAGATCTCTCATAAGTATCCAGAATAGAATGACTGAACCTATGATTAGATGTGCCGTGATAAATATTTGCAAGATGCTGATTTTCCTGCCCATAAGGAATAAGTTGATTGCTCATAGAACTCAGTGGCATATTTTCTTGGAGATTTTCAACTACACTGACAGGTTCAGGATTGGCTAATTCAGGTGTATATTCACTACTACTGCATGTGAAAAAACTGCAATCAGTATTATCTTGCTTAGTAATAGATGCTTTGTTAATCAGACATAGGGTCTTCAATGTGCTCTGGAACGACTTATCAAAGTTTCTTATGAAATAGTCAAACTTATTGCCGTATATCTGTCCAAATAGAAAATTAATTATAGATCTCATGGAAAGCCATGTAAGATACtgattttgaattataaaagGTTATTCTGAATAGCAACATGTTCGGTTTAAGGCAGGCTTACATTTGTTATAGATTCTTTAACTGCTGAAGTACAAATCTGCACCAAAAGCATATTCATATCAGACAATTATAAAAAATCTGATAGTATGAAAATCATTTGTATGAATTAAAAAATGTACCATGGAAAAATGATTTATCTGTGACCTCCTTCCTGAGATGTTCTTGCCATTCAAAATCTGAATCAAGGAATTCCTAACATCAACCAAATGGCCACTAACGCTCAAAAAAAAAACAAGGTAAAAACACCCTAGTATTACATAATAAGATGCTAATATGGTTGAACATTTAATGAAAATGATCATGGTTTCAATATTTTGATCTATTCCTGTGGCTACTGAACATGCACTTGATTCACTATAATCACTCATAGCCAAAACACTCTCCCAAGTTGAAGTTTTACTCATCATGCAATCAGCTTGGTAATCAAATGCACCCACCATCTATAATAATCGTTAAACTGATCaggtaaaacaaaaaataaatctcCAAGATCAGGTGGCATATTCACCAACTAGAAGCCCAGACAGACAATAACTTCTATGTAGTTATTCAATAAATGGCACTTAATTATTATACTAGGCAAGATCCTTCTAGAAATACTGTGTGAACATGATCAATCACTTTTTCAATGAAAACAATCAATCATATCCTTTTGGTCTAAGAAACTTAACTAAAATTACTGATGCACAtgccatttttattttttcaaataattGAGTACAGGTGATAGAATAAGAAAATTCACACAAGACTATGATCTTTGCTGACAATTAACTAAACATTTGCATATCAAAAGTTGAATCATATTTTTCCAGAATGTCATCAGCTTGGAAGCAAAAAAAGGGGCACTGTCTGGTAAATTTCCTGAAAAACATTTTCAGTTTTCTTTCAAAAGAAAAGATGAGCATAGCTTTTAGACATTTCATTTCTTCTTTCTCTCCCTCTTTTGGCCATGCATCCCTCCAAATTCTGCCCGTATAGGTAACGTGTTGCTGCTGTTGGGTATTAGGAACGGGGCACAGATAGTGATTTTCGAGCTGACAGGTGTCCATCAAAAGAGGTTCTGGGACCAGCAGGTGGGACTCCAAACTCTCCTTCATTTCTCCCTCATCCCCTGCCTCTCTCTCAAATTACTGTGGTAGATGAAATTGTCTTAGAAATGTTCATGGTTCTTTGCTCTAAGGTAATTTTGATACTTTCTCCTCTTCAGATTCTCTATCAAACATAAGCCAGGTTTGCAATATAAAATGCTTTAGTAATGGCTTCTAGTATATTACACTGCTCTACGAGTTcaatgaaatgtttcatttacgaTTGCTTCTGATTATATTAAAGTAccagtcacaatatgatgtcaaGAGGTGCTCAGATGCTTGCCTAGGCACCCAAGACAAGACAAGGCAAGGCTTGAGCGCCTTGTATGGTTGTACCATGGGCAAGAAATGTTTAAATTGCTCACCACCTAGGCAAGTGCATGAGTTAAGTTGAGGCTGGCACCCACTGCTCGCCTCTCCCCTCTCTGCGGCCAACACCTACTATCACCACCCACTTTGTCCTCTTCTCTCCCTTGCTCTTTTTCTCTCACTTTTTCTCCTCTCCATTCTCTACAACTGTCATTGTCATGACCCTCTCATTTCCTGCTTCTGATTATATTTAAGTAccagtcacaatatgatgtcaaGAAGTGCTCAGATGCTCACCAAGGCACTCAAGACAAGACAAGGCGAGGCTTGAGCATGTTGTAGGCTTGTACCCTCGGCAAGAAATGTTTAAATTGCTCACCACCTAGGCAAGTGCATGAGTTAAGTTGAGGCTGGTGCCCACTGCTCTCCTCTCCCCTCTCTGTGGCCAAACCTACTATCACCACCCACTTTGTCCTCTTTTCTCATTTGCCTCTTTTTCTCTCATTGTTTCTCCTCTCCATTCTCTACAACTGTCATTGTCATGACCCTCTCTCTTTCTACTTCTCTCACCTTCCTCCGCCTTCTaacttccctcttcttctcttcccttACCCTCTACTACCAGTCCTTGTTTTAGTGAGTATCTCTTAGTTTACTTTTATAAAGCGTCTTATTTTTACCCAAACATGCGCCTAGTGCCTCGCATAAAGGGACCTTGACACCTCATAGTGCCTAGTGGTTTAGACAACATTACAGTTGGGATAACATATAAACTCAGATAGTCCAGAAGCTTCAAATCTAGGATATGTATTATTCCCAAACAAGTCTTTGGTCTTGTACACTCCAAATGCTTGGTCATGTGTTTACAAGAGCCGGCAAATAGACTACAAGTTTGACAAATGGGACCATGTAGTCTACTCCCCATATGAtcccttttttttaattatttgctAATTTGCTTAGTCTAATATGCATATTTTATCAAATGCCAACATATGATTCGATCAATTCCGTTAACAACGAAGAAAAAGAATGTAGCAAAACAATAGTAATTGAGATAAAAATATTTTCTGATCAGATTCAAAGACATGCATTTTGGCTTCTTCTACTTCTTATATCTTATTTACAGTAATTTTACTTATGTTATGTATGACTTAGCATTTATGGTTGATTAGTAGGTAAACTAAGTCCAAGGATATCGATGAAAATTTGATATCTTTGGTGATCTAATCTGAGAAAACCCTTGTTTGCTTTATCCTTTCTAAATGAAATTTGTTGTCATCTAAATAATGTTGTTCGAATtttttcaaatttaatttttgctGTTTTTCCAGAATTAAGAAAGCTATGAATCTTGCAATCATACTTGACCTGACATCAAGTATCATATTGTGTTACTGTTCCTCTCAGTTGCGCTTTAAACCGAAGACAAATTTAGTCTTTTCTGGAGCATCATTGTGCATAAGAGTCCATTCTACTAGCTAAATTATGTAATATCCAAAAACAACTGGTCTAGAGGAGATAAGAGGTAGGCAGTAACAGAGGTTCAATCTGTAGTGATCCAACCATTAATATGTATATTATAGAGTATA comes from Musa acuminata AAA Group cultivar baxijiao chromosome BXJ3-3, Cavendish_Baxijiao_AAA, whole genome shotgun sequence and encodes:
- the LOC135582364 gene encoding protein CPR-5-like isoform X1, translated to MECARSNGSAAVDGGDGEGGRGRAGGRVDCATVRMRRWQPLERGRGVSSSRTRSTERDDASSSSSSSSRQRTQRTGMRLRNRHRSLWAPRVGRGNEGLEDLALPLGMSFAAVVAQILNGKNISGRRSQINHFSMICTSAVKESITNIYGNKFDYFIRNFDKSFQSTLKTLCLINKASITKQDNTDCSFFTCSSSEYTPELANPEPVSVVENLQENMPLSSMSNQLIPYGQENQHLANIYHGTSNHRFSHSILDTYERSVVEQTRSNDLKAVEIGLVMEKLKLKQSQLALSSDANLLEKIKISMGISKASFKEEKLRNQMLETRHAELLKRCIDLLVTGLIIMCGFLLYGASIYSLQRITEVTSACNYTLKESRSWWIPKSVQSFSSGWLTLRCHFVVLTRMCFGILMILAIAYLVFQRSAMSGPTMPVTFLVMLLGVVCGFAGKLCVDTLGGSGYHWLIYWEVLCMLHFFANVFPSAFHNILYGPVAVTQVANTVRLPYWVRRYAFYILLLLILPTLSGLLPFASIKEWKVHFSEKLAFWSSGIGYEETFGIIYGP
- the LOC135582364 gene encoding protein CPR-5-like isoform X2, whose amino-acid sequence is MECARSNGSAAVDGGDGEGGRGRAGGRVDCATVRMRRWQPLERGRGVSSSRTRSTERDDASSSSSSSSRQRTQRTGMRLRNRHRSLWAPRVGRGNEGLEDLALPLGMSFAAVVAQILNGKNISGRRSQINHFSMICTSAVKESITNTRSNDLKAVEIGLVMEKLKLKQSQLALSSDANLLEKIKISMGISKASFKEEKLRNQMLETRHAELLKRCIDLLVTGLIIMCGFLLYGASIYSLQRITEVTSACNYTLKESRSWWIPKSVQSFSSGWLTLRCHFVVLTRMCFGILMILAIAYLVFQRSAMSGPTMPVTFLVMLLGVVCGFAGKLCVDTLGGSGYHWLIYWEVLCMLHFFANVFPSAFHNILYGPVAVTQVANTVRLPYWVRRYAFYILLLLILPTLSGLLPFASIKEWKVHFSEKLAFWSSGIGYEETFGIIYGP
- the LOC135582364 gene encoding protein CPR-5-like isoform X3 encodes the protein MICTSAVKESITNIYGNKFDYFIRNFDKSFQSTLKTLCLINKASITKQDNTDCSFFTCSSSEYTPELANPEPVSVVENLQENMPLSSMSNQLIPYGQENQHLANIYHGTSNHRFSHSILDTYERSVVEQTRSNDLKAVEIGLVMEKLKLKQSQLALSSDANLLEKIKISMGISKASFKEEKLRNQMLETRHAELLKRCIDLLVTGLIIMCGFLLYGASIYSLQRITEVTSACNYTLKESRSWWIPKSVQSFSSGWLTLRCHFVVLTRMCFGILMILAIAYLVFQRSAMSGPTMPVTFLVMLLGVVCGFAGKLCVDTLGGSGYHWLIYWEVLCMLHFFANVFPSAFHNILYGPVAVTQVANTVRLPYWVRRYAFYILLLLILPTLSGLLPFASIKEWKVHFSEKLAFWSSGIGYEETFGIIYGP